From one Ignavibacteria bacterium genomic stretch:
- a CDS encoding immunoglobulin domain-containing protein, with protein sequence MRSVMTFLLVTLCAGVHLTALPQANVFIKNSGQWSESVLFGAVIPNGMFWITTTGMTVDVRTPDANGKTASSAITYSVIGSRGSSTVQELRTGAEPTLSVYGGTMNGQLHTASAVTVKNVLPGVDVEYLWDGGSVRYNVHAAAGITPPNPLFSVAGGTVRSNGSSITTTGGNGSVSMTSLASFQGDTRQPVPTSVRVVGNTFGFSTPQRIVNNSLLVDPIVQATGITGNAESKITCMRRLPNGGIVVAGWTSATSFTGLPDGIPSTRTGAGEDGFIIVLAKDLHTIQHIAFLTGAKTDKILDVTVNSKGDIFVVGSTNSADLPVSTINVGKSYGSGTDGFIAGFKGDLSKQILGMYLPGNGDDVASGVTVNSFDDVVVCGTTSSTSGIRAEKNLNTEHKGDTDGFIYVVNHSLMYADLFTLLGGTGTDSFARVAIDKYNAIAVCGTTTSLDFPTFPKKVDDGGDDGKGGGIEPAMMDQGKDCFGPEPYGGKSDALVARLSAAGELQFSGYFGGSGADEAVDLFSDADVGVYIVGRTKSPTLPFQDPTTAYGAGWDGFVALISSDGLRVNGSAFISGSGDELVTACVQTNGTIGAVIGTTSSPDFTATGSGATGNPTGQTMGFVRILSASLLKYSSTLAVPNKQMQPTGLIVDAVGDIEFAGNIIDPNSETTTEVFGAKWAFGQLTYQGPTSKEAICAGQQVTVRWVTQDLDPQVNVFVDFSTDNGTTWTEVGTKLKGKNFNYTIPPTIPENSVCRFRVRTERGHTASTTDPLTVTIPPVITTQPAGKSGCPGDQISLAVQNTGNNVTYQWRKNTQPISGATSATLTLQAVSANDNGSYDVQLTNECGTTASQVAKVTIANEPVIDQQPQSATVGLNSTVVLSVGLSGTGYTFQWKKNGTEIEGATEATYTIASTTADDAGSYTCTITSSCGTTTSNPATVTIDTSVGVSEQLADGSTLSIRPSPVAESGYVHVPALLQPADLVVYNMMGAEVMRIHLTPMNNTQTVAIATATLPAGNYTLVLQGAAIMRTATMVVVR encoded by the coding sequence ATGCGATCTGTGATGACATTTTTACTGGTTACGTTGTGTGCCGGGGTGCATCTAACTGCATTGCCACAGGCCAACGTCTTTATTAAGAACAGCGGACAGTGGTCTGAATCTGTTCTGTTTGGAGCCGTAATCCCGAACGGCATGTTTTGGATTACAACAACGGGGATGACGGTTGACGTGCGCACACCCGATGCCAATGGCAAAACCGCATCGTCGGCAATCACCTATTCCGTAATTGGTTCGCGCGGATCCAGCACTGTTCAGGAACTTCGGACCGGTGCTGAGCCCACACTATCGGTTTACGGTGGAACCATGAATGGCCAACTGCATACAGCAAGTGCCGTTACTGTGAAAAACGTGCTGCCCGGGGTTGACGTGGAGTACCTCTGGGACGGCGGGTCAGTACGGTACAATGTGCATGCAGCAGCCGGCATTACACCGCCAAACCCACTCTTTAGTGTAGCCGGTGGAACGGTGCGTTCCAACGGCAGCTCGATTACCACCACCGGTGGCAACGGCTCTGTGAGCATGACCAGTCTGGCTTCGTTCCAGGGTGATACCAGGCAGCCGGTACCCACATCGGTTCGTGTTGTGGGCAACACCTTTGGCTTTTCCACGCCGCAGCGCATTGTAAATAATAGCCTGCTGGTAGATCCCATCGTCCAGGCAACAGGCATTACCGGTAATGCTGAAAGCAAAATCACCTGCATGCGCAGGCTGCCAAACGGTGGAATTGTTGTAGCCGGATGGACATCGGCAACCTCGTTTACCGGCCTGCCTGACGGCATACCCAGCACGCGGACCGGTGCAGGTGAAGACGGCTTTATTATCGTGCTTGCAAAGGACCTACACACTATTCAGCACATAGCCTTCCTTACCGGTGCCAAAACCGACAAAATCCTGGATGTAACCGTAAACTCAAAGGGCGACATCTTTGTAGTTGGCTCAACAAATTCAGCCGACCTCCCGGTCTCAACCATCAATGTTGGCAAGAGCTACGGCTCCGGGACCGACGGCTTTATTGCCGGTTTCAAAGGCGACCTCTCAAAGCAAATCCTTGGTATGTACCTGCCCGGCAATGGCGATGATGTTGCATCGGGTGTTACCGTTAATTCGTTCGACGATGTTGTTGTTTGCGGCACCACCTCGTCCACCAGCGGCATTCGCGCCGAGAAAAACCTGAATACCGAACACAAGGGCGATACTGACGGCTTTATTTATGTGGTAAATCACTCGCTCATGTATGCCGACTTGTTTACGCTGCTTGGCGGCACCGGCACCGACTCGTTCGCTCGCGTTGCTATCGATAAATACAATGCCATAGCTGTCTGCGGGACAACTACTTCTCTCGACTTCCCCACCTTCCCTAAAAAAGTTGACGATGGTGGCGATGATGGCAAAGGAGGCGGAATTGAGCCGGCCATGATGGATCAAGGCAAGGACTGTTTTGGCCCGGAACCATACGGAGGGAAATCAGATGCACTCGTGGCTCGCCTCTCCGCCGCCGGTGAACTGCAGTTCTCCGGGTATTTTGGCGGTAGTGGAGCCGACGAAGCAGTAGATTTATTTAGCGACGCCGACGTTGGTGTTTACATTGTTGGTAGAACAAAGTCGCCCACACTCCCCTTCCAGGATCCAACCACCGCATACGGTGCCGGATGGGACGGATTTGTGGCGCTCATATCGTCTGACGGACTGCGCGTTAACGGATCAGCATTCATCAGCGGTTCCGGTGACGAGCTTGTAACCGCATGCGTACAAACCAACGGAACCATCGGCGCCGTTATTGGCACAACATCATCACCCGATTTCACTGCTACCGGTTCCGGTGCTACCGGCAACCCCACGGGGCAGACAATGGGCTTTGTTCGTATCCTCTCGGCCAGCCTCCTCAAATACAGCTCTACACTGGCTGTACCAAACAAACAGATGCAGCCAACCGGACTAATTGTTGACGCCGTGGGCGACATTGAGTTTGCAGGCAATATCATTGACCCCAATTCTGAAACCACGACCGAGGTGTTTGGTGCTAAGTGGGCCTTTGGTCAGCTAACTTACCAGGGACCAACCTCCAAGGAAGCAATTTGCGCCGGACAGCAGGTAACTGTTCGCTGGGTTACCCAGGACCTGGACCCGCAGGTTAATGTGTTTGTGGATTTCAGTACTGACAACGGGACCACATGGACTGAGGTTGGCACTAAACTGAAAGGTAAAAATTTCAACTATACCATTCCGCCTACCATTCCGGAAAATTCCGTATGTAGGTTTAGGGTTCGGACCGAGCGCGGTCATACCGCTTCAACTACCGACCCGCTGACAGTAACCATACCACCGGTTATCACAACCCAGCCGGCAGGTAAGTCGGGATGCCCGGGTGACCAAATCTCCCTTGCAGTACAAAACACGGGTAATAATGTCACGTACCAATGGCGTAAAAACACACAGCCGATTTCCGGAGCCACGTCAGCCACGCTTACACTGCAAGCAGTGTCTGCCAACGATAACGGTTCGTACGATGTGCAGCTCACCAACGAATGTGGAACCACCGCCAGCCAGGTTGCAAAAGTTACAATTGCCAACGAGCCGGTGATTGATCAACAACCGCAGTCCGCTACCGTTGGCCTTAATTCAACAGTGGTGCTCAGCGTGGGCCTGAGCGGTACGGGTTACACCTTCCAGTGGAAGAAGAATGGTACCGAGATCGAAGGTGCAACCGAAGCAACCTACACTATCGCATCAACAACTGCCGATGACGCCGGAAGCTATACGTGTACGATTACATCGTCATGCGGCACCACAACCAGCAATCCTGCCACCGTAACAATCGATACATCTGTTGGCGTGAGTGAACAGCTTGCTGACGGCAGCACGCTTAGCATCCGTCCAAGCCCGGTAGCGGAGAGCGGTTACGTTCACGTGCCTGCACTTTTACAGCCGGCCGATCTCGTGGTGTACAACATGATGGGTGCAGAGGTGATGCGCATTCACCTTACACCTATGAATAATACGCAAACTGTGGCCATTGCAACGGCAACGCTGCCGGCCGGCAACTACACCCTTGTCCTGCAGGGCGCAGCCATTATGCGCACTGCCACCATGGTTGTGGTTCGCTAA